The Acidobacteriota bacterium genome contains the following window.
GAACGTGCTAACACCTGGAGGTGAACCATGCTTTGGACAATCTTAGTTATTCTACTGGTCCTGTGGCTGCTGGGGATGATCGGCGGCGTCGGCGGTGGATTAATCCACCTGTTGCTTGTTGTGGCGGCAATAGTATTGGTCTTCAACCTGTTAAGCGGCCGCCGAAGGGCCGTCTAAGCGAAACGCAACCGCTTTACTGTGACTGAGGCAGATGAGGAAGTAAGGGACGTGATTCTGAATCAGGCGCAGAAGACCTCGCCTGCGTAGGCAGGCGCTCGCTGAACCGGTTAGAGAGATGATGGAAATTACTGCTATAGGGATAGGCCTGATGATGACGGGAGTGGGAGTAGCGGTCGGGGGACTCATGCTCGAAGCCACGTTCTTGATCTTGGGCCGAGCCCTTCGAGATCCTCCCCTAGCCGCATCATTTGAGCCTCTCGCCATCCACTTTAATTAGGTGAGTAATGCGCTGAACCCGGTCGAGCAGGGGTTCTCAGCGCTGTGAGGGTTAGCAGGCCCGATGATATCTACACGGTGGGAATAAACGCGAGACGCTATACCTCATCGAAGAAGGGCAAACAGAAACAAACTGAGCAAGGAGCGCAATATGGATCCAATGAACCGCAGTGAGAGTTTGACCGCAGGGAAAGAGATTTCTAGTTACGGATCACCATCCACGAGCGGTGTTTCCACCCTCGACACAATCAAGGACACTGTTGCCGACAAGTTGCACGCCGTTGCCGGAGCAATTCAGCAGAAGGCCGGACAGAATCAAGAAAACGCAGTTGCCGGCTACGCCGGTCAGGCTGCCGGATGGTTGGATGACGCAGCGGAATACGTTCGCGACGTGGACCAGCAAAAGGTTAAGGCGGACCTTCAAAAACAGGTACGGAACAATCCTGGCCGCAGCCTGCTCGTAGCGGGAGCTGCCGGGCTTTTGCTCGGATTCCTATTTAGGAGGAGGTAAAGCCCGTATGCAGGTGCGAAGGGACTTTGATCAGCGACCCGAAGCAAGCTTGCCGCGCGAATCGTTTGGCGAGTTGCTGGGTCAATTGGCTAACAACTCCGCTGCTCTGGTCCGCGATGAGATCCAGCTCGCCAAGCAGGAAATGAGCGAGAAAGTCAGTGTACTCCGCTCCGGGATACTCGTCGTCGCCATCGGATCGCTTATCGGACTGGCGGCAATCCTGGCCCTAACGGCCGCCGCAATCATAGGGCTGGCGAATTATGTTAGCCCTGGGTACTCG
Protein-coding sequences here:
- a CDS encoding DUF883 C-terminal domain-containing protein, with translation MDPMNRSESLTAGKEISSYGSPSTSGVSTLDTIKDTVADKLHAVAGAIQQKAGQNQENAVAGYAGQAAGWLDDAAEYVRDVDQQKVKADLQKQVRNNPGRSLLVAGAAGLLLGFLFRRR
- a CDS encoding phage holin family protein, which translates into the protein MQVRRDFDQRPEASLPRESFGELLGQLANNSAALVRDEIQLAKQEMSEKVSVLRSGILVVAIGSLIGLAAILALTAAAIIGLANYVSPGYSALIIGGTLAIIGSIIASVGLGQIKRISLTPRQTIETLEEDKEWLK
- a CDS encoding lmo0937 family membrane protein, producing the protein MLWTILVILLVLWLLGMIGGVGGGLIHLLLVVAAIVLVFNLLSGRRRAV